In Labilibaculum sp. DW002, one DNA window encodes the following:
- a CDS encoding group I truncated hemoglobin — protein sequence MEGSLYERLGGTEGITKIANDVVDLHLINPAIATRFENAKMDMPTLKNGAATFFIAGTGGPSVYKGMDMLATHKGLNISDTEFLAVISDMMKALDMNHIDQREKEEVLFVLYSMREDIVAV from the coding sequence ATGGAAGGATCACTTTATGAACGATTAGGTGGAACAGAGGGAATAACAAAGATTGCTAATGACGTTGTAGATTTGCATCTAATAAATCCAGCAATTGCAACGAGATTTGAAAATGCAAAGATGGATATGCCAACATTGAAAAATGGTGCAGCTACTTTTTTTATTGCTGGTACGGGCGGTCCAAGTGTATACAAAGGTATGGATATGCTCGCTACACACAAAGGCTTAAACATTAGCGATACGGAGTTCTTGGCTGTAATATCTGATATGATGAAGGCTTTGGATATGAATCATATTGATCAGCGAGAGAAAGAAGAAGTTTTATTTGTTTTGTACAGTATGAGAGAAGATATTGTTGCTGTGTAA
- a CDS encoding MFS transporter — MSLKKSVFVLLILSIIPILMGYDSQLSTHYEHLLANQQHPSYYVDIFNFCFSLPASIGLLVGAFAVDKWNVRKFVTIILALLSASSLLLQFLDSYGFLLSQRFVLGFSSGFLLISCKVFITDIADPKHRGKFLFFFLGASTIGFVSFQIFNSYFYEILADFSYASLQIPFIILPLFLFFIIRYLPNNSSVPKNNLYSLKYLFKPKQRVLILIMVLVATLTTFANWNLYFYVSSQIIFEQQNDLLGLLPTFTGIAGTIFGFIFIDIFGRRGLLKFGIIALIICSATNLVVSLITAEPLLIFGFLYLYSFLFSFTILSTGFIIILEYLPSQIRGRGMLLFSIIWWVPDTINNILNKTLILDSNYNVAISSLIILTTLTISLVITRRHLIETKGLSLEAIKNRINIE, encoded by the coding sequence ATGTCATTAAAGAAGAGTGTTTTCGTTTTACTCATTTTAAGCATTATCCCCATATTAATGGGCTATGATTCTCAGTTATCTACTCATTATGAGCATTTATTAGCAAATCAGCAGCATCCTAGCTACTATGTTGACATTTTTAACTTTTGTTTTAGCCTGCCTGCTTCGATAGGCTTACTCGTTGGTGCTTTTGCTGTTGACAAATGGAATGTAAGGAAGTTCGTAACGATCATTCTTGCACTACTTTCCGCATCGAGCTTACTCCTACAATTTCTTGATTCTTATGGTTTTCTTCTATCTCAAAGGTTTGTCTTAGGCTTTTCATCGGGTTTCTTGCTAATTAGCTGTAAGGTGTTTATTACAGATATTGCCGATCCAAAACACAGGGGGAAATTCTTATTCTTTTTCTTGGGCGCATCAACGATTGGATTTGTTTCTTTTCAAATTTTCAACTCTTATTTTTATGAAATATTGGCCGATTTCTCTTATGCCAGTCTTCAAATTCCATTTATTATTCTTCCTTTATTCTTATTTTTTATAATTCGATATTTACCCAATAATTCGAGTGTGCCTAAAAATAACTTGTATTCTCTTAAATACTTATTTAAGCCAAAACAGAGGGTCTTGATCTTGATAATGGTACTTGTTGCCACACTAACTACATTCGCTAATTGGAATCTTTATTTTTACGTTTCTAGTCAGATTATTTTTGAGCAACAAAATGATTTACTAGGTTTGCTTCCAACTTTCACAGGAATTGCAGGAACAATTTTCGGTTTCATCTTTATCGACATTTTTGGTAGAAGAGGGCTTCTAAAATTTGGAATAATTGCTCTAATTATTTGTTCTGCAACTAATCTTGTTGTTTCGCTAATTACAGCTGAACCCTTACTTATTTTTGGCTTTCTTTATTTATATTCTTTTTTATTCTCCTTTACAATTCTCTCTACCGGTTTTATAATCATCCTAGAATATTTACCATCTCAGATTAGAGGTCGCGGGATGCTTTTGTTTTCGATCATTTGGTGGGTACCCGATACGATTAACAATATTTTAAACAAGACGCTAATATTAGATTCAAATTACAATGTGGCAATATCCTCCTTAATAATACTAACAACACTCACAATAAGTCTGGTAATAACACGGAGGCATTTGATTGAGACAAAAGGATTATCATTAGAAGCAATTAAAAACAGAATTAATATTGAATAA
- the pepF gene encoding oligoendopeptidase F has translation MNLTQVKRIFLLAVVAVSMLAQANAQVNYKTREEIPEKYKWNFSDIYKTWDAWEADFGAIKTDMEEIISYKGTLGNSSNDLLKLMKTQESLMKKAYKVYQFVSFQSTVDSRNMELQAKLQQVGLLFASFGPTTAWIAPEMIAIPEATMKEWLAENKDLNVYKFELLDMYRMQKHVLDEKMGRLVSFFSQSSGTAGSVFKALSTTDIEFQEIELSDGKKVKVTPGMYSHITSTNLNQEDRKKAYEALYDVYYKNKNTYAAIYEGIIQSKWANARAANYESNLDASLEGNNIPKDVYLNLINTVRENTAPVQKYTKLRKKILGLEKYYGFDGSMSLVDFHKTYPYEEAVEIVTESVLPLGKEYQAKLAKATASGWLDVYENPGKRGGAFSAGVYGVHPYMLLNYDETLEYVFTLAHELGHTMHTTLSNETQPFATHGYTIFVAEVASTFNERLLLDHMMENTKDPKERIALLNQAIQGIIGTFYAQTMFADFEYQAHTMIEKNQPVNADIFAKIWGDIAQKYYGDVSEKTKYSNYPWTRIPHFYNSPFYVYQYATCYASSAKLYKDVTEGKKKDRKAALKRYTTLLQSGGNDFPMEQLKKAGVDLSKPEAILAVIKQLDELVDQLAIEIEKLEK, from the coding sequence ATGAACTTAACACAGGTAAAAAGAATCTTTTTATTAGCAGTTGTGGCCGTTTCGATGCTAGCACAAGCTAATGCACAGGTGAATTACAAAACCCGTGAAGAAATTCCAGAGAAATACAAATGGAACTTTTCTGATATTTATAAAACATGGGATGCTTGGGAAGCTGATTTCGGAGCTATAAAAACTGACATGGAAGAGATCATCTCTTACAAGGGAACTCTTGGAAATAGCTCAAACGATTTATTGAAGCTAATGAAAACCCAAGAGAGTTTAATGAAGAAAGCCTATAAGGTTTATCAATTTGTTTCTTTCCAATCGACTGTAGACTCTCGTAATATGGAATTGCAAGCTAAATTGCAACAAGTTGGACTTTTGTTTGCCAGTTTTGGACCTACAACAGCATGGATTGCACCAGAAATGATTGCGATACCTGAAGCTACCATGAAAGAATGGTTGGCTGAAAACAAAGACTTAAATGTTTACAAGTTTGAATTGTTAGACATGTATCGTATGCAGAAGCATGTATTAGATGAAAAAATGGGACGATTGGTTTCTTTCTTTTCTCAGTCATCGGGTACAGCTGGTAGCGTATTTAAAGCCTTGTCTACAACAGATATCGAATTCCAGGAGATTGAATTGTCAGATGGTAAGAAGGTAAAAGTAACTCCAGGCATGTATTCACATATCACGAGTACTAACTTGAATCAGGAAGATCGTAAGAAAGCTTACGAAGCCTTATATGATGTTTATTACAAGAATAAAAACACTTATGCTGCTATTTACGAAGGTATCATTCAATCGAAATGGGCTAATGCTCGTGCAGCAAATTATGAGTCAAATTTAGATGCATCTCTTGAAGGGAATAACATTCCTAAGGATGTTTATTTGAATCTTATCAATACAGTTAGAGAAAATACGGCTCCTGTGCAGAAATACACAAAACTTCGTAAAAAGATTTTAGGTCTTGAGAAGTATTATGGTTTCGATGGTTCAATGAGCTTAGTTGATTTCCACAAAACATACCCATATGAAGAGGCTGTTGAGATCGTAACAGAATCTGTTCTTCCTTTAGGAAAAGAATATCAAGCTAAACTAGCTAAAGCAACAGCTTCAGGATGGTTAGACGTGTATGAGAACCCGGGTAAGCGCGGTGGTGCTTTTTCTGCCGGAGTATACGGCGTTCACCCATACATGTTATTAAACTACGATGAGACTTTAGAGTATGTATTTACTTTAGCTCACGAGCTTGGTCATACCATGCACACAACTCTATCTAACGAAACTCAGCCTTTCGCAACGCATGGTTATACCATTTTTGTTGCTGAAGTAGCTTCTACTTTCAACGAGCGTTTACTGTTAGATCATATGATGGAGAATACTAAAGATCCTAAGGAGCGTATTGCTTTATTGAATCAAGCTATTCAAGGAATCATTGGAACTTTCTATGCTCAAACGATGTTTGCTGATTTCGAATATCAAGCTCACACAATGATTGAGAAAAATCAGCCGGTTAATGCAGATATCTTCGCAAAGATTTGGGGTGATATTGCACAGAAGTACTATGGTGATGTTTCAGAGAAAACGAAATATTCAAACTACCCTTGGACTCGTATTCCCCACTTCTACAATTCACCTTTCTACGTTTACCAGTATGCAACTTGCTATGCATCATCGGCTAAATTGTACAAGGATGTAACTGAAGGTAAAAAGAAAGATAGAAAAGCGGCTCTTAAGCGCTACACAACTTTATTGCAATCTGGTGGAAACGATTTCCCAATGGAGCAATTGAAAAAAGCTGGTGTTGACTTGTCAAAACCAGAAGCTATTCTAGCGGTAATCAAACAACTTGATGAATTGGTTGACCAATTGGCTATCGAAATTGAAAAGCTTGAAAAATAA
- a CDS encoding NAD-dependent epimerase/dehydratase family protein: protein MKNVLITGASGMIGDLILQYCLDSQEISKVTSLVRKKRSEQHDKLNELVITDFLDYSNHENAFENIDVVYFCIGVYTGAVPDEQFKEITVDFTIAFTKMLKKHSPKANLIFLSGAGADRKEKSRISFAKYKGMAENYLFANLDNISTFRPGYIYPVSKRYEPNFSYRLYRTLYPLIKLMGPSASIKSTDLAKAMFRVGIKGSGHNTVENRDAFSYLK, encoded by the coding sequence ATGAAGAATGTACTAATAACTGGAGCTAGTGGAATGATAGGGGATTTAATTCTGCAATACTGTTTAGATTCTCAGGAAATCAGTAAAGTGACCAGTTTAGTGAGAAAAAAGAGGAGTGAACAACATGATAAACTGAATGAACTTGTAATTACTGATTTTTTAGATTATTCAAATCATGAAAATGCGTTTGAAAATATCGATGTGGTTTATTTTTGCATTGGCGTGTACACAGGAGCAGTTCCCGATGAGCAATTTAAAGAGATTACGGTAGATTTTACCATCGCTTTTACTAAGATGTTGAAAAAGCATAGTCCCAAAGCTAATTTGATTTTTTTAAGTGGAGCAGGAGCCGATCGAAAAGAAAAAAGTCGTATATCTTTTGCGAAGTACAAGGGAATGGCTGAAAACTATCTGTTCGCTAACTTAGATAACATTTCTACTTTTCGGCCAGGATACATTTATCCGGTAAGCAAGCGATACGAACCTAATTTTAGTTATCGCCTGTACCGAACACTTTATCCATTGATTAAATTAATGGGACCATCGGCCAGTATAAAGTCAACAGACTTGGCAAAAGCCATGTTTAGAGTTGGCATAAAAGGTTCGGGACACAATACGGTCGAAAATAGAGATGCGTTTTCGTATCTGAAATAA
- a CDS encoding nuclear transport factor 2 family protein, whose product MKRLILVFAVIAMCTHAFAQDVSQDKEAIKKVIQTAYVDGLQNEGDMDKIDSGIHPDFNLLGIGENNNMWKLPIDKWKEQTAKKKADGKFPRTGDKLVSVKFESIDITGTAAVAKIQFYVGKKLTYVDYISLYKFDNGWKMVNKIYYKFPDMK is encoded by the coding sequence ATGAAACGATTAATTCTTGTATTTGCAGTAATTGCGATGTGCACGCATGCTTTTGCACAAGATGTAAGCCAAGACAAAGAGGCTATCAAGAAAGTAATTCAAACAGCTTATGTAGATGGATTACAGAATGAAGGCGATATGGATAAAATTGATTCTGGAATTCACCCAGACTTCAACCTACTGGGAATTGGTGAAAATAACAACATGTGGAAGCTTCCTATTGACAAATGGAAAGAACAAACAGCAAAGAAAAAGGCCGATGGTAAATTTCCTAGAACTGGAGATAAATTGGTAAGTGTAAAATTTGAATCTATTGATATTACAGGAACCGCTGCGGTTGCAAAAATCCAATTCTATGTAGGCAAAAAACTAACTTACGTTGATTACATCTCCCTTTACAAATTCGATAACGGATGGAAAATGGTGAATAAAATCTACTACAAGTTTCCAGATATGAAGTAA
- a CDS encoding glycoside hydrolase family 117 protein: MKKYFLFLAGIVIALSGCNDSKQSARHDDSDRAVYSSEDAFPFKLPKEKPKRALSAAMERNYDAYMAPIPQGNELYTQFKYTELKGFDYNNHNGTISRRDPSKVIFANGKYYVWYTYRNTPTPPQGAAKCNDTIPSSDWDLCEIWYATSEDGFTWEEQGVAVPRPPKPHVGWRSVSTTDILEWKGKYYLYYQGFMQASGKRGDDCPVAVSYANSPDGPWTPYNKIVIPNGAAGAWDQYSIHDPYPLVYKGKIYLYYKSDANGKPNLIRMQGLATADNPLGPFTKCSLNPVINSGHETTLFPFKEGIAALVIRDGNEHNTIQYAKDGVNFNIASIVSLMPNAGGPFIPDAFTDTKDGRGITWGISHLTTVTTWKENHAVLLRFDCDLSQDVHEEGMKQNHIYYKPEHYYKHGLNGHQKARILEENKALQEAKK, translated from the coding sequence ATGAAAAAATATTTTCTATTTCTTGCAGGTATTGTAATTGCCTTGTCGGGATGTAATGATTCAAAACAAAGTGCTCGTCATGATGATTCTGATAGGGCTGTTTATTCTTCGGAGGATGCGTTTCCTTTTAAACTTCCGAAAGAGAAGCCAAAACGAGCCTTAAGTGCCGCAATGGAGCGTAACTACGATGCGTATATGGCACCAATCCCTCAGGGCAATGAACTTTATACACAATTCAAATATACCGAGCTAAAAGGTTTTGATTACAACAATCACAATGGTACTATTTCTCGTCGAGATCCTTCTAAGGTAATTTTTGCCAATGGAAAGTATTACGTTTGGTATACGTATCGTAATACGCCAACGCCGCCTCAAGGAGCAGCGAAGTGTAATGATACCATTCCATCGAGCGATTGGGATTTGTGTGAAATTTGGTATGCAACTAGTGAAGATGGTTTTACTTGGGAAGAGCAAGGTGTTGCTGTACCTCGTCCACCGAAACCTCATGTAGGATGGAGATCGGTTTCAACAACAGATATTTTGGAATGGAAAGGCAAATATTACTTGTATTATCAAGGTTTTATGCAAGCTAGTGGCAAACGTGGTGACGATTGCCCAGTTGCAGTTTCTTACGCAAATTCGCCTGATGGGCCATGGACTCCTTACAATAAAATTGTGATTCCAAACGGAGCAGCAGGAGCGTGGGATCAGTATTCTATTCACGATCCATATCCATTGGTGTACAAAGGGAAAATCTATTTGTATTACAAGTCGGATGCGAATGGAAAGCCAAATTTGATTCGTATGCAAGGTTTAGCAACGGCAGATAATCCATTGGGACCATTTACAAAATGTTCGCTAAATCCGGTAATTAACTCAGGACACGAAACCACACTCTTTCCATTTAAAGAGGGGATTGCAGCTTTGGTAATTCGTGATGGTAACGAGCACAATACCATTCAGTATGCCAAAGATGGAGTAAATTTTAACATTGCTTCAATCGTTTCGTTGATGCCTAATGCTGGAGGTCCATTTATTCCAGATGCTTTTACCGACACAAAAGATGGAAGAGGAATTACTTGGGGAATTTCACATTTAACAACGGTTACAACATGGAAAGAAAACCATGCGGTATTATTGCGTTTTGATTGTGATTTGAGCCAGGATGTGCATGAGGAGGGAATGAAGCAAAATCATATTTATTATAAACCTGAACATTATTACAAGCATGGCTTGAATGGACATCAAAAAGCACGTATTCTTGAGGAAAACAAGGCACTTCAGGAGGCAAAAAAATAA
- a CDS encoding sugar-binding domain-containing protein, whose product MINKLILGLSVLILCACQSVQKIDRESDFNFGWKFSLEKVNDAYFLNTDDASWRTVDLPHDWSIEFPFDSINGEGCTGYLPGGLGWYRKHFSIDAKTNESTYILFDGIYNNSEIWLNGNKLGNHPNGYTPFYFNLTPYLNESGKDNVIAVKVDHTRYADSRWYSGSGIYRNVKLITVNKLHIPIWGTFVRTPKVSKDEATVSIDVKVSNEYDEMQSCIVSTAFFNPAGVKVGEAVSNVLKLKKGETTLMQSVSIEKPELWSIDSPNLYQAVTKIVQLDQTIDSYKTTFGIRSIRFDKKEGFFLNGVNMKIKGVCQHHDGGLVGAAVPKGVWRRRLEILKDGGCNALRISHNPASEELLELCDEMGFLVQDEFFDEWDYPKDKRLNMNERHDDYITRGYTEHFQEWAEFDLKNTILAHRNHPSVFQWSIGNEIEWTYPRNKIATGFFNNMDWQGGYFWSQPPFSTEKIRSVYNSLSAKDHNIGATAQKLASLTKELDTSRPVIANCILPSASFETGYADALDIVGFSYRRVMYDYARKNYPDKIVMGTENLGQWHEWKAIQERPSVSGTFLWTGTDYLGESNGQWPRKATESGLLDLAGFEKPNFHMYKTLWQDDAHIYISSNTLKKSEYKLLNKKIVEKKTGKWQKRTWVWYPVEEHWNYKKGQDVIVEVISNCPKVELFLNGKSLGSKNLIDFEDRIYKWFVPFQEGKLVAKGVTDGKDTSSQIATSSAPVSIKLTVDKTRLTADGYEVAHIFAQLFDKDNNPVIAENAKITFEIEGDVKLLGVDNGSARNTEDYQSNSVTSHKGRCMMIVQSTTKTGSAEISASSEDIKSNTIQLSIK is encoded by the coding sequence ATGATTAATAAATTAATTCTAGGATTGTCAGTTCTCATTTTGTGCGCATGCCAATCAGTCCAGAAAATAGACCGAGAATCGGATTTTAATTTTGGATGGAAATTTTCCTTAGAGAAAGTCAATGATGCCTATTTCTTAAACACAGATGATGCATCATGGCGTACCGTAGATTTACCGCACGATTGGAGTATTGAATTCCCTTTTGATTCAATTAATGGAGAAGGTTGTACTGGGTATCTTCCAGGAGGATTAGGATGGTATCGAAAGCATTTTTCGATAGATGCCAAAACGAACGAATCAACCTATATTTTATTTGATGGCATCTATAATAACTCTGAAATATGGCTTAATGGGAATAAATTAGGCAATCACCCTAATGGTTATACCCCTTTTTATTTCAATTTAACTCCCTATTTGAACGAGTCTGGAAAAGACAATGTAATTGCTGTAAAGGTTGATCATACAAGATATGCGGATAGTCGATGGTATAGCGGATCGGGAATTTATAGGAATGTAAAGTTAATTACGGTCAACAAGCTACACATTCCAATTTGGGGAACTTTTGTAAGGACTCCTAAGGTATCTAAAGATGAAGCGACAGTTTCTATTGATGTAAAAGTATCAAATGAGTATGATGAGATGCAATCTTGCATAGTTAGTACTGCGTTTTTTAACCCTGCAGGAGTTAAAGTTGGCGAAGCTGTTTCAAATGTATTGAAACTAAAGAAAGGAGAAACGACTTTAATGCAATCTGTTTCAATTGAAAAACCTGAATTGTGGAGTATTGATTCTCCTAATTTATATCAAGCCGTAACAAAAATTGTACAGTTAGATCAAACAATAGATTCCTATAAAACGACTTTTGGTATTCGCTCGATCCGTTTTGATAAGAAAGAAGGTTTCTTTTTGAATGGTGTAAATATGAAAATTAAAGGCGTATGTCAGCATCACGATGGTGGTTTGGTTGGCGCCGCAGTTCCTAAAGGTGTTTGGAGACGTCGTTTAGAGATCTTGAAAGATGGAGGATGTAATGCCTTACGTATTTCGCACAATCCAGCATCCGAAGAGTTGCTAGAGTTATGTGATGAAATGGGATTTTTGGTTCAAGATGAATTTTTCGATGAGTGGGACTATCCAAAAGACAAACGCTTAAACATGAATGAGCGTCATGATGATTACATTACTCGTGGATATACAGAGCATTTTCAAGAATGGGCTGAATTTGATTTAAAGAATACCATCTTGGCTCATCGCAACCATCCATCTGTTTTTCAGTGGAGTATTGGTAACGAAATTGAATGGACTTACCCTCGAAATAAAATAGCTACAGGATTTTTTAATAATATGGATTGGCAAGGTGGATATTTCTGGTCTCAACCTCCTTTTTCAACAGAAAAAATACGTTCAGTATACAATAGTCTTTCTGCAAAAGATCATAACATTGGCGCAACAGCTCAAAAATTAGCTTCATTGACAAAAGAGTTGGATACGAGCCGCCCAGTAATTGCAAATTGTATCCTTCCATCGGCAAGTTTTGAAACAGGTTATGCCGATGCCTTGGATATTGTTGGCTTTAGTTACCGTCGTGTAATGTATGATTATGCAAGAAAGAACTATCCAGATAAAATTGTAATGGGAACTGAAAATTTAGGACAATGGCACGAGTGGAAGGCCATTCAGGAACGTCCTTCTGTTTCTGGTACTTTTCTTTGGACTGGAACGGATTATTTAGGGGAATCGAACGGACAATGGCCACGCAAAGCTACCGAAAGTGGATTGCTCGATTTGGCTGGTTTCGAAAAACCTAACTTCCATATGTACAAAACACTTTGGCAAGATGATGCTCATATCTATATCAGTTCTAACACACTTAAAAAATCTGAATACAAACTGCTAAATAAGAAGATTGTCGAGAAAAAAACAGGGAAATGGCAAAAACGTACTTGGGTGTGGTATCCTGTAGAAGAACACTGGAATTATAAGAAAGGACAAGATGTAATTGTTGAAGTAATTTCAAATTGCCCAAAGGTTGAGTTATTCCTAAATGGAAAATCTTTAGGTTCTAAAAATCTGATAGATTTTGAAGATCGTATTTACAAATGGTTTGTTCCTTTTCAAGAAGGAAAATTAGTAGCAAAAGGTGTTACAGATGGCAAAGATACCTCTAGTCAAATTGCGACATCATCTGCGCCGGTAAGCATTAAACTAACTGTTGATAAAACAAGGTTAACTGCGGATGGATACGAAGTAGCTCATATTTTTGCTCAGCTTTTCGATAAGGATAATAATCCTGTGATTGCTGAGAATGCAAAAATTACTTTTGAGATAGAAGGAGATGTTAAATTGTTGGGCGTTGATAATGGTTCTGCTAGAAATACAGAAGATTATCAATCGAACAGTGTTACAAGTCACAAAGGCCGTTGCATGATGATTGTTCAGTCAACAACCAAAACAGGCTCTGCTGAAATTTCAGCTTCATCAGAAGATATTAAGAGTAATACCATTCAACTTTCAATTAAATAA